aaaaaattgttttaaaGTTTGGCACAGTAAGGACTACCACAAATAAGTCACCCTTGACTGCCATGTTAGTTTATTGAAGTAACCATATGTTAAATGTGGCATATAAAATAATTGTTGTTCTAATTTGTTGTTCAATGTTGTTCATGTTGTTCAAATGTTCTATAGTGACATGTTTTATATCTATTTAGGCAAATAAATTGTTGTTACAACAAGATacatgaaaatatgtttttttgggggtaaaattgtgttttttcggaaaaatatgttttttcgGAGATTATAGGATGCGTGAAAGGAGATGAAGATTTTGTCAAATTGACTCCAAATTTGGCAGGAAGATTCCTTACAGTATATACTAAAACTTTGCTTTTGCACAATTGCAGTCATTAAAACATGATGGCAACCACAGCAGATTACAcctacattttgtgttttatttcagaAATATCGCTGCATAAATTAGcataaattattttttaataattttaatTGAGTGATAATATTTTTTCCATCTATTCTACATTGATTCTACATTCATCACCCTTTAAAATGAATCATAATATATGGTGTTATAGGCAATATTTGCAGAGATATCCAAGATTTACAAAAAGTCACTAAAAATGGTCAATTTTGGGGCAGTCACCAAAGAGTTaaatagctggctcagacacctcacaaatcccctcagacgtatttttcagttacaataacagggtttttacattcaCTATtttgtgtctatttctcggtaacttttaaaaaatctaagcaaaaaaaagtaaaacaaacaacttttatgtacaaatacgaccatctttttttgtattgctttgtaacacccacaaccgtcggagaaccataaatgttcACGAGTCGGTCGAAGCTGTCCGTCCAATAACGCAGTcttagaagtatatttcggcctttagGGTGAGTTGGTCCCTGTCCAGGTGTAGACTCCTTGCCCTTGCCTTCTCCTGTCGACAGGATCCGAGATGATCTTGTTGTTTGCCGGTTTGTGGACAGGGGCCTATGCCAAAGACGGTTTACCCTACTCTAGAGACTGCCATTCTGATCACTGTTACATTTCTTTATGACTGTATATCCTATTCTGGATATGTATTAAATTCCTGCTTCCCAAGTCTTTCTGGTAGAACATATCATGATTTCTCACTGAATATCCCAAATTATATCTCTTTTTGCCCTATTATTTGATATAGCCCTAttttggcagccattttgaattTCTTCAATAGGTCCCTTCctgttttcagtttgtttggGCACCCGTAGCAGTATGTAAAGTACAGTATAGTATTCTAAATATATAGGATACCATTTTTAATTTCTTTAATAATTGACTTCCTGTTTAAGATTCTTGAGCAGCCTCTGTGGAATGAGTTATGGTCACTACAGGGACATGTCTACTAAATTCCGCACAGATCAGCAAAGGTGGTTGTATGTTGGTTTTTGCTGGCACTGTGGTTTTATACTTGAAGACCAATAGTAATTGCCAAAAGTCTCTTGGGTTCATGAAACACTGGAGACCAGCGTAATGGGTCCTTAACATGACTTGGCTGTGCTTGTTTTTTCTCAGTGCAGACCACCATTTGTCTTGAAAATGTGGTTTTCTGTCCATCTTAAACCACAATCGCCTTGCTGGTCAATGGGCTTTCTCAATATAATTCAGCATAGAACCCACATTGCAGCATCTGATTAAAAAATCTCTGAGAATTACACATTTCCATTTTATTGTTTCTTATTTTGGTGCACAAACACTCTTCCATGGAATTCTGAGTTTAGGATTCAACTGCCTCCAGTTCTTTAGTACGCAGTGACAGCAGTAGTTCATATCTATAAGAGTTCTTCAGGCAGGTCCCTCTGGTAAGGATAAGACGTCTGTGTCCCCTCTTTTTGTACAGACAGGCCTGCAACCACATTGGCCCGTCTGGCTAGTTCTTCCAAAGACAGTGAGGGATAATAAGCTAAGTAGAAAGCCAGTGCACCAATGAAGCTGTCTCCAGCACCCTacggaagagagaaacagagataggtGTTATTCCTAAAACACAGGAAATCTGTTCACTGATTTACACATTTGAGATCTTTCTTAAAAGATCCATGTGAAAACACTGAACAAATCTCATCCAAGATTAATTTGTATAGTTATACATGGCTACTTAAATGGTATACAGCCAGAAAAAAGGCTAGTTTAGAAAGACCCAAGAAATATTCAGATTgaatttgtgtgtctgagtaaaCAAAATACTGAGGTTTTTTGAGACAAAAATGTGCGAAATGATTCCATTGAACTGTCAATGCTGATTAAAAATGTTTGAATTGAGGTATTTGTGACAGTAAGCTAGAGTGGCAACAGCAGGTCCCAGCCTTTAAAGGACCCATATGTAATGAATTtactgtactaaatcataaaatgaacatGTTATGTCATTAAGGAAACATTCTATTCTGATTCTGTCCACTGCCCATTTCTCTCAATTACTCAAcctgcgtatgcatcctgacttcatcagtcggcggtgattttgagcataacattccattttcagtattcatggctttcaatgtattaaaatatctgctatgttgaggacctacacaggtgtaggctattatttgatttgtctacccgtttgaacgagtaccagtagaccgcggggcctcgggagaggcagacaaccgcattggtttatcaatgaaagctcagctcgttctgaggagagcggatagatttgtgttgcatctcgaatataataatattaatattataattGATAAACCGGTaaggttgtaaactgtcgttccgctgcgagggccagcccgacgtgcacgaatacaaatgtacaaatgcaaataaaatttccactcaaaatgctgacaaaagtttgattaacgatttccaacgcagcctccgtTGGTATTCTAAGCTGGAATGATAATATATAGTGTAGGCACgaagaaaataaaaggaaattGCAAAACACCTGGgaataaatacattgattagaaaatatatatatttagttaTTTCTATTAAATTCAACTTGTTTTCTAtcaaatatacataaaatatatacaaagtGTACCTAGATACAGTGTTGGTGAAGTTACTTTGTACTTTGATTTGACTTCACTTAACTTGACTTAGGCCCATGCCAGACTTTGGACATAGTTCAaaacatatttgtattttacTTGAATTGCCCATGACAGATTTTATTTCTAAACAAATATTAAGTTTATACTGACCTTTCTCAAGGTTATATGTCAGTAAAATATCAGAAAACAGATTTAGGTGGGCCTTATGGGTACACCCTATTCAGTCTTTGTTCAAGTGTATAACAAGCACCAGCAGGGGGTGGTATAATGCCATCTAAGTAGACCAGTAGGTCTCAAATGATTCAAATGAGATTTGCAATAGCTTCCAAAAGTGAACAGTAAGTAGAGGTGCACCCATCAAAGGCTGAATACTTGGTACTTGGTACTTGAAATCGTGAATTAGCCTTTTAAACATGGTCATTTGGGATTAGTTAACAGAATGTGCCACTGCAACACAGGAGAGATGGTGGCTTAAAATGGGCCTGTAGATACTccattcaaatcagccatttcCAGCAGTAATAGTCATTTACAACATTACAAAAAATGTGTGATGTTCTGATAAAGTTTAGGTTACTGGAATATGGAAAAGTGtgattgctttaaaaaaaaaaaatcagtgattCCAACACTTTGAATGGTAGTGTATATCATGTTTATAAtgtgtaatatatatgtatgtatgagtgtgtatgcctgttACCATATACAGTTAGCAACAGATCACTTCATGAAGAAATactcacagaacacaacagTTATTCATCCCCCTGGTGGTATAcattaatatacagtatacagttacgcTTTATCTCAAAAGAACCTGCCCAGACTCATGTTAAAGTGTGCAAAAGAACCTAGTCCTAGTCAGTTCCACATTTATTTTATGTAGGAACGCTAACTTTCATGAATGTAGTTTCAGATATAAATATTGAACATAGAAACAACAAGATTTTAATGAGCTTGAGTGCTGTTGAAAGAGTTTATCGAGTCTTGATCTGGCCTTCAGTATCAGTTCAGGTCTGCCTTGTCATTTGTTGTGGATATTTTTGTTTGGGTTTGTCTTCTTGCAAAAGAGTCCAGCATTCTGTGTGTACAGTTTAGTTTCTTCCCTAGTATTGATAATTGCAGTGGAATGTTGTGTGAAAGGGGGACTTGCCTGTAGGGGATGACTGGATTAGGTTAGGAGGTGGGGGTGTTAGATCTTTGACGGGAAAGCACACAGGAATGTGATGATGTGCTCAAATTCAACCACAGATGGTTCCGCCACTGGAGGGTGAGTCACTGCTCTGGTGCGTTCTCGCTCTCCTCCTAAGTATCTTAATTGTACATTCTCCCCCCAATCTCACTCCTCAGACCTCACTATTAGTAATGGTTGACAGAGCCTCACTTAATAGAGGAAAACTGAACGAAAGTTACTAAAATATGGCCAGCACattttgagcatgtgtgtttacaaCACTGGTTCCATTACTGCTGTTGGATTGGCCAGACTTTGTCTGGAAATTTTGGGTGGTCAAAATGGTGCTCATGGAAAGTTCCCAGCTGATGAGGCAACGGGTGCACCCTGAGTCTTTGACTAACCCCAATATGCCTTTGGTTGGGTCCACCACTTAAGTGGACTCGGATCAAACAAAGCCTGTGTTGAGTTGgtgttctctcctttttcctgtGTCAAATATGATGACACTGCACCCTTTGACTGTCATGTAACAGAATGTTCCTGAAGTATGATGTTTATTATTTAGTTTGAAAATGCAGCCTCTGCCAGCCCTGATGCTTTGTAGATTAGATTCAACAACCCATCAATTAaatgatgaaatgaaataaaaaaaatcaacagccACTGTCCAATAAAGATCATGTACTATTTACAAAGCTGCCTGCAGTATTCTGTTACACATGTGATGGCAgaaatctctcctctctttctaatGTTAAGTTTCCTTAGAGTTCCATAGTCTTGCTTGGATTGTGCAATAAGGCCCTACACTTCCTTCCTCTTTCCAAATCATGACGGTGGTCCACTCCTTCtcctggtccacacacacacacacacacacaccactcctttATTGGATGGCATCTGATGTGCTGTCTATTCACAATGTTATTGTCTTATCAAGGCCGTTGAGGTAGTCCCCGATTTAAGATATCATTAATTAAGTTATGTAACTCACCCACAGCATTGTGTGTCTACACAATGTCTACATGAGGACATTTGCTAAATCTACGACAAACTTGGCAAATATTGCTTCCTTTTGTAACACATCAGTGGTAGCATGGTACCCTTTTCATTCCACAACCTGAACTGAAGCTGCTGAGGACCAGGAGAAGCAGTggagcagtctgtgtgtgtgggtgtgtgtgtgtgtgaggaccaggagaagcagtgtgtgtgtgtgtgtgtgaggaccagGAGAAGCAGTGAAGGGACACATATGGTTGAGCCATGGTGCATATGTGCGGTGGTACCAGCGGATGTTGTCTGCATAGAATTGTGTGATTAATAACATTTAGAGCAAAATCAGCGCAAAGGCGTCACTTCTGGCTTAACCATTAACTCAATTCCTTGAACTGTTTGGCTACACATCAAACTTTTCTGAATAAAGGAAAAGCAAGGGAAAGAGCGGAGTAAAGTGTGACTCAAACTGTTTAACCAATCGCATTCTCACCACTGAGTTGACATGTCAGGATATGCTACCTGTGATGGTAGCTTCACAGAGAGACTCTGTTCGTGTCTCAGCACCAACATGaacaacatgtttttttctgtgctggAGGGGGGGGATGGGCTTACTGGAAAAGGAATTAAAGCACCAAGTCTAACAATCCAGTATTTATGGGGTCATCAAAGTGTGAGGGAGTACACAGACAAGAGTAGGACCAACCACAGCCTCACTGCTGCAGACGACAGCTCTGCTGTGATGTGAGTCACGACACATGGGAGCGGAGCCGCAGGGAGGTTTGGTGTTCACacgcagggagtgtgtgtgtggggggggcaggggggggcaCACGTCTCAAAGCCAAGGGAGAGTGAGATCAAGCACAAAGGCAAATACTTCATTTAGCACCCAGCGCTCATCAAGCTAGCATTAGTGGTATAGAAAACAGAAACTCAGTACTGTCTCTAAATTACACTCAATGTGGTTCTGTGAAAGACCATTTGCTACTGTGAGAATTTGACCCTTTTTTCCTGCCATCTGTTTGGAAAAGCTATGCTTGAAGTAGCCAAgctcatatttaaaaaaaattctttcaaGAGTTAATGGGGGTTCAATGGGAACCTTGTCAAAGTATTGTATAAAGATAATGATGTATTCAATGAATTACATCATGGTTTTCCAAACGTTATTCTTATCAGACTTCAGAAAATGATCATTACATTATCTTGTCTTGTCTTTATTTTACATATTACCAATAGAAATTGTATTGAATAAGTATTTTCATGGCATTTACTTTATCATATATCTAACACTGCATTTTTAATTCACTGTAATGTAATGCTGAAAGTgtttttattatacggctcctcagaatgttgcaaaaagttccattgaattgaatggacCATCCCAACATTCAGAGGTCTGATTTTTATAGTATATTACCACTGCAAAAAATGTATTGGCAACGggtttctaattcacatctttcatatcattccgcaagtagtctgtCACAGCCTCTACAACAcgctcctctgttcctgctccAGTCCCTGCAGCTACTCCAGTCCGGGTTCCTGCTCCGGCACCATATGCTACCGCAGTCCGTTCATCCTCCCCGGTGTTTAATATTTCCCTCcatgtttagttctcacctgtagcctattTGTTAATTGAGTTTCTATTTAAGCCCTGgacttttcctttgtctttgtgtgatattgtttgtgACTAGCAAGAAGAGTCCTGTGCTctttgccttgtttgcccatcgtggccttttgtttatcttttgttttattaagtaaaacacgccttgagcgtttgtATACAATACCTTGTTTCCAGTCTCCGTTCTTGACATAGTCACTTTTCTTTTAATCGTTTTGgtaagtaactgtataataagcaggataatgtatGGTTTGCCAGTCagtattggaaaataaatccctttaAGACGAAACAAGACCCCTCAGCTGCATGTTGGGGTCTAGTTCGTCCCGTTGGGATTTATTTTACGATACTGACCGGCAGACTATACTGCCCTTACTTAATATTCTATTAAGTCTCCTATAATGACTTTTTGTAAAATTGATCAATTTCATTCAAGTTAGATAAATTGACCTGTTAGAAAGTTGATATGTAGACATTCTTTCTTCAGGCATATTCTTTGACATATTTGAGTAGTGGAGTAGTACATGGTCAAATCCTGCCTAAACGGGATACTTTTTAAGGCCGATTCTAATGtctgatttaaaaacaaaccaaaaaaaaacaagatgacCAATATTTTCTGATTACTGACAACCAGGAACCTGAAATGTCAATTCTCCAATATTAAGATTAGAAATTAATTTACTTTTCTCTGTGGCTCCAAGGTTAATTTTTGATCTCTTTGATGTCTACACATACCAACAGTGGCGGCTGGAAGGAACATGTGGGACAGTGCCAAATGTCCTCAATGCAAAATGGCATGTTCAATTATATGAACAGAATAAAAACATATCGCAATAACAACGCTTCAATTTTTATGCATTGCAATTTGACACAAATTGAACAAAATCCAACAGCATTTATGATGCTTGACAGCAATAACAATGCTTGAATTTTTCTTCACTGCAATTCATTAGGGTTGTATATTTGGATTGGAAACAAAATTCCAGCATTcaaaatgtaatacaaaaaaaaacgttctaTATAGTCCTTTCAGCCAACACCTTTCAAATACAGTTCCAAAATATTCAGTAGTGAAAATACAATGATTCAGCCGGTTATATTAAACCCATTATTTTTTCAACCTCACAAATTCAGGCTGCCAAAATTCAGGTCTTAAAAAGGTCTGTAGATCCGGGTATCACAGGAAGATAGACCTACACTTTCAATCGTAGGGGCAAGATCACTAATGGTACTGATATATGCCAGTGAAGCGCTCCCTTTGCTTTGAGTGGGTGTGTCGTGTGTAAATAGCGTAACAGACTAGcgagctagttagcaagctagccagcaGCTAGGATATAGAATTTTGCTTTTTTTGGCACGTATCAGTACTGTAAGGGTTACGCATTCATGGCAAAAGGGGACCATTTCAGTCTGCATGAAGGGGCATATCGTTGGTCAAACATTTGCAGAATAAAAAAAGGTCTTCTTTATatatgttaataagttagtCGTTTCAAACATAATGCTAGTCTTCACTACTCCCTAGCTCCAGATTTAACATTAGTTAAAATTGTAGTTCTGACCTTTTCTTAGGTTTAATGAGGtttatactagtgctgtcagtttaacgcgttattaacagcgttaacgcaaactcattttaacgccgttaatttttttatcgcgagattaacgcaatttgtttttttataattttttatttttttattttttagattaacgttctttttgggtTTTGCAAACTGTGTAGTGGGCTAACGTTactgtttgagtgaatggtgagcgcgatacggcgaaatggatgataaaaagcttctgaatggaaagtttacttttaaaagttgtgttgtgcaaaagaagcgagcttcactgttgtctgaaaatgtcaagaggcagctggctgaaagcaaagaagtagtaggcttaccttttattggtaaaataactgttacggttcattgtttctgaaataagaggcgtgactgctatgttcccagcaaacttgaaaaaaagaaaatattaagccatggtttaactgcactataggctgagtccttgtttacctgaaatgtgcactttataattttattttgtatcgccctgtttggcaatgttggttttcaataaaataaaacatttgcttaaagcaagcaaatccacttttccatgttgataagggcattaaaataaaaataaaatgatggaaaaaataaggGACAtttacaaatttgcgattaatcgcgattcattttgagttaactatgacataaatgcgattaatcgcgattaaatattttaatcgtttgacagcactagtttataCATATAGCAAGTTTTGACAGTTGTCTGTCAAGCAATCACCAACATATTGGCAACAGATTTCAGACTGCTTGGTACAGACCTGTGTGTGCTTctacagaggaacagagaggtcTCTAGCTTCAGAGTACAATTGTTAGAGAAGTAAGCTAGGACAAAGCAAAGCTATAATAGTCAAAAGATTCCTTTAGCCCTCTCTTAGTTATAAGAGAGAGGATAACTCTTCCAGTGTTATTCCGTTTAGTTAAACTTGGATGTCTGTGAGAACCATTTAGACTCAACACGAACATCTTGCAGTTTAAGATGAAGCTAATATAAAAGTGTTGTTTTAGTGGGGCATTGAAAATCCTTTAAGATGAAGCTAATATAAAAGTGTTGTTTTAGTGGGGCATTGAAAATCCTTTAAGATGAAGCTAATCTAAGAGTGTTGTTTTAGTGGGGGGTTGAAAGTTTTAAGTCCTTGTAAATCACAGAACAATTTAGGGGTAGGGTTATCACTGCCCCACAGCACCCAAGACTTCCCCATTGGGAATATGTAATTTCAATGATCCCTAATAAACAACCTCATACACATGCTGAACACCACAAAACTGTTGCCTGAGGACATATTACATCTTACATCAGATAGCAGGCATGGCAAGTAAAACCAATGTGTATGAGTAGAAGTTGATTATGTTTGTCCAGAAACTTCAACCACACTACACAACTGATAAATCAGAGAGATGTTTGTCCATACCTAAACAAATTAAAACCTTTTTGAGAAACACTATATCCGACAGATAGGTAGCATTAGCTGTGCTAGTGTTTAGATCTGTACACTGAGTAAACATTAGTCCCTGATGCATAAATGTGCTGGAAACAAGTTCCCATTGTTTTAAGCTTGCTTATTCACAGCTGCAGTTTGAGTTCAGGACTATGAAATATATTGTATCAGGATGGAATGGATCACATAGCGTTTGGCTAGCTGATTTTCATTTGTCGAGAAATTAACCCACACATTTTCACTATGTGATGACGTAGTCTATATTATGTGAATTTACTTTTATTAAATTTGTTAAACCTTTAACATGTTTAGCCCCTGTGTGACCCAATACGAGCTTGATCCATACAAGCAGTGACACAAAAGTGAAACAAAACCAATTTCAGAGCAGAAATATTGGACAGAGGTACCCTATGAAGCAGTCGTCAGACGTTCATTCCCTACCGTTGTATCCACAGATGTGACTTTGGTTGTTGGAATATGCTTTGGGCATGAGTCTTGTGCCGATAGCACCACACAGCCCTGGGATCCTAGGGTGACAATGACAGAGCCACACCCACGTCCCAATAGCTTCAGGGATACCTTCCCAGCATCCTCCACAGTGGCGACCGTTTCACCCAGAAGAATTTCTGCCTGCAGGTATACAGTATCAGAGAAATGGAAATGTACCCGATGGAACCCAAAAACTGATTTAATGTGAGGATGCAGACATTGACAGGGTCTACAGTGATAGATTTCAAACTCAAAAGTCATTTTGTGCATTTCTAGTAGAATAGGTGATCATATCGGTTTGTTAGAACTGAAAAGTACATTGGGTAATCTTAAAGTTAACCACAGTACTTATTACAATAATATGCAGTAGTTTATTggcagtgtctgtgtttggtttgCAAGGGTCGCTTGTGTCTCACCTCAGACTCGTTGCAACAGAAGATGTCCGACAATTTATAGAACTCAGGGGACAGGTCAGGGACAGCCGGTGCTGGATTAAAGATGGTTTTAACTGTAGGAGGGGGACAGTAATTAAAGATGGTTCTAACTGTAGGAGGGGGACGGTCATTTCAGCA
Above is a window of Clupea harengus chromosome 14, Ch_v2.0.2, whole genome shotgun sequence DNA encoding:
- the rbks gene encoding ribokinase isoform X4; this translates as MGAKTAMVCKVGKDVFGDNYIQNFKNNGISTDYVEQTGDAATGAATIIVNDTGENAIVIVAGANMLLGDAELLKMQGALSHAKVLICQLEISPDTSLKALRAAREHHVKTIFNPAPAVPDLSPEFYKLSDIFCCNESEAEILLGETVATVEDAGKVSLKLLGRGCGSVIVTLGSQGCVVLSAQDSCPKHIPTTKVTSVDTTGAGDSFIGALAFYLAYYPSLSLEELARRANVVAGLSVQKEGTQTSYPYQRDLPEELL
- the rbks gene encoding ribokinase isoform X3; protein product: MTDLVSQAPRLPRVGETIHGHKFFIGFGGKGANQCVQAARMGAKTAMVCKVGKDVFGDNYIQNFKNNGISTDYVEQTGDAATGAATIIVNDTGENAIVIVAGANMLLGDAELLKMQGALSHAKVLICQLEISPDTSLKALRAAREHHVKTIFNPAPAVPDLSPEFYKLSDIFCCNESEAEILLGETVATVEDAGKVSLKLLGRGCGSVIVTLGSQGCVVLSAQDSCPKHIPTTKVTSVDTTGAGDSFIGALAFYLAYYPSLSLEELARRANVVAGLSVQKEGTQTSYPYQRDLPEELL